The following are from one region of the Halomonas qaidamensis genome:
- a CDS encoding extensin-like domain-containing protein — MRSTLVILCFIALGVALQKGLIEIPRHWAPWAPLYIDDPITPITQLKLKRLNDDPKACLAALDTAPTNELRYTPLADYSPTASCPLTNVVRVQSSTVRFNQSFVATCPLALAWVMYERHALQPAAQEIMGSQVAQVNHVGSFACRNVYGRETGRRSEHATAEALDVVGFQFENGQRITLINHWDDDGEAGEFLRAARDGACDTFGNVLGPDYNAAHADHFHLGMRGFRLCR, encoded by the coding sequence ATGCGCAGTACCCTCGTTATTTTATGCTTTATTGCCTTGGGGGTAGCGCTCCAAAAAGGACTGATTGAGATACCCCGCCATTGGGCGCCCTGGGCGCCGCTCTATATTGATGATCCTATAACGCCCATCACCCAGCTAAAGCTCAAACGTCTAAACGATGACCCAAAAGCCTGCTTAGCGGCCCTAGACACCGCACCAACAAACGAGCTTCGATACACACCATTAGCCGATTACTCCCCAACCGCTAGTTGTCCACTCACAAATGTCGTACGTGTGCAGTCAAGCACCGTTCGCTTCAACCAAAGCTTTGTCGCCACCTGCCCGCTGGCACTGGCCTGGGTAATGTACGAGCGCCACGCGCTGCAACCCGCCGCCCAGGAGATCATGGGCAGCCAAGTGGCCCAGGTTAATCACGTCGGCAGCTTTGCCTGCCGTAATGTTTACGGCCGCGAAACTGGCAGACGCAGTGAACACGCCACCGCGGAAGCGTTGGATGTGGTCGGATTTCAGTTTGAAAACGGCCAGCGCATTACGCTAATTAATCACTGGGATGATGACGGTGAAGCGGGGGAGTTCTTAAGAGCAGCAAGGGACGGTGCCTGCGACACCTTTGGCAATGTGCTAGGGCCAGACTACAACGCCGCACATGCTGACCATTTTCACTTAGGCATGCGCGGCTTCAGGCTATGTCGCTAA
- a CDS encoding MFS transporter: MQASSSGLARNPRLAEVVLALGGFGIGTSEFVIMGLMNRVAEDLAVTVPQVGYAISSYALGVVVGAPLISAFAARVPKRALLIVLMLVFAVGNIASAMAPGFWSFVGLRFIAGLPHGAYFGVAALVAAGAVPVDQRARAISRVMMGLTLAILIGAPLGTWTGNLFGWQIAFAAVGVIALLTALLIRLWVPVQPFDALASPLRELSALIKQRVLVTVAIACIGCGGMFSIFSYVMPTLTQQAGMSEALGPMVLVIFGLGSIAGNLIGGRAADKNLMRAIPATLVWCAVIQGLFYFAANNVWTGLLFVGLVGTSMALAPALQTRLMDVAEDAQTMAASLNHAAFNGANALGAWLAGLVISAGFSWSSTGLVGTGLALCGLVIFAWGSWLEKRTFRAAKHYQ, from the coding sequence ATGCAGGCGTCGTCATCGGGATTGGCACGTAACCCGCGATTGGCAGAAGTTGTGTTGGCGTTAGGCGGGTTTGGAATTGGCACCAGCGAATTCGTCATTATGGGATTAATGAACCGTGTCGCGGAAGATCTCGCCGTCACGGTGCCCCAGGTGGGCTACGCCATCAGCAGTTATGCCCTTGGAGTGGTGGTAGGCGCGCCACTGATATCTGCCTTTGCAGCGCGTGTACCTAAGCGTGCATTGCTCATTGTGCTGATGTTGGTATTTGCGGTTGGTAATATCGCCAGTGCAATGGCTCCAGGGTTTTGGTCATTTGTTGGGCTGCGCTTTATCGCTGGGTTGCCCCATGGTGCTTACTTTGGTGTAGCCGCTTTAGTAGCGGCTGGCGCAGTGCCGGTTGATCAGCGGGCGCGGGCTATTTCACGGGTAATGATGGGCTTAACATTGGCGATTTTGATTGGCGCGCCGTTAGGCACATGGACAGGCAATCTATTTGGCTGGCAAATTGCCTTCGCAGCGGTAGGTGTTATTGCATTGCTGACGGCGCTGTTGATTCGCCTGTGGGTGCCTGTACAGCCATTCGATGCGTTAGCAAGCCCGTTACGCGAGTTGTCGGCATTGATAAAACAGCGGGTGCTGGTAACGGTGGCCATTGCCTGTATTGGCTGTGGCGGCATGTTCTCGATTTTTAGTTATGTGATGCCCACACTTACTCAGCAAGCGGGTATGAGTGAAGCGCTAGGGCCGATGGTGTTAGTGATTTTTGGCCTTGGCTCTATTGCTGGCAATTTAATTGGTGGCCGCGCAGCGGATAAAAACCTAATGCGCGCGATTCCCGCTACCTTGGTGTGGTGCGCAGTGATTCAGGGGTTGTTTTATTTCGCTGCCAATAATGTTTGGACAGGTCTGTTATTTGTGGGGTTGGTAGGCACTAGCATGGCGTTAGCACCTGCGCTGCAAACCCGTTTAATGGATGTAGCAGAAGATGCCCAAACGATGGCGGCTTCACTTAACCATGCTGCTTTTAATGGGGCAAATGCGTTAGGAGCGTGGTTAGCGGGTTTAGTGATTAGCGCAGGTTTCAGCTGGTCAAGCACGGGGTTAGTCGGTACCGGGTTAGCACTCTGTGGGCTAGTGATTTTTGCTTGGGGGAGCTGGCTTGAAAAGCGTACTTTTAGAGCGGCTAAGCATTACCAATAA
- a CDS encoding YicC/YloC family endoribonuclease produces MANPRHVHSMTAFARTEQAAPFGTLQVEIRSVNQRYLEPHFRLPDALRELEPVLRDALRTRLARGKVECSLRFEAAETNQAPAVNVQRLKEIADALAAIQQQVPSAVPPTTLAILNQPGVMETQHLDQDAIKAAAKTLFDQALDELIDARAREGEKLAEMITTRLTAVSEQVATVRSLLPQILERQRAQLLERLDVAKTELDPQRLEAELVLVAQKADVDEELDRLTAHVQEVSRQLAQKGPKGRRLDFLMQELNREANTLSSKSVVAETTRCAVELKVLIEQMREQIQNIE; encoded by the coding sequence ATGGCTAACCCACGCCACGTACACAGCATGACCGCCTTTGCCCGCACCGAGCAGGCCGCCCCGTTTGGCACCCTGCAGGTGGAAATCCGCTCGGTGAACCAGCGCTATCTGGAGCCGCACTTTCGCCTACCCGACGCCCTGCGCGAGCTAGAGCCGGTGCTGCGCGATGCCCTACGCACACGCCTAGCGCGAGGCAAAGTCGAATGTAGCCTGCGTTTTGAAGCCGCGGAAACCAACCAAGCTCCTGCGGTAAATGTGCAACGGTTGAAAGAGATTGCCGATGCCCTGGCCGCTATTCAGCAACAGGTGCCCAGTGCCGTGCCGCCCACCACGCTGGCGATACTCAACCAGCCCGGCGTTATGGAAACCCAGCACCTTGATCAAGACGCCATTAAAGCCGCTGCCAAAACGCTGTTTGACCAAGCGCTAGACGAGTTGATCGACGCCCGCGCCCGGGAGGGCGAAAAACTCGCTGAGATGATCACCACCCGCCTAACGGCTGTAAGCGAGCAGGTAGCCACCGTGCGCAGCCTGCTGCCGCAAATTTTAGAGCGCCAGCGCGCCCAACTATTGGAACGCTTAGACGTCGCCAAAACCGAACTCGACCCGCAACGCCTGGAAGCCGAATTGGTACTGGTGGCACAAAAAGCCGATGTAGATGAAGAGTTGGATCGCCTAACGGCGCACGTACAAGAAGTCAGCCGCCAGTTAGCCCAAAAAGGCCCCAAAGGCCGCCGTCTGGATTTCCTAATGCAGGAACTCAACCGCGAAGCCAACACGCTATCGTCAAAATCGGTAGTCGCCGAAACCACCCGCTGCGCGGTGGAGCTAAAAGTATTGATTGAGCAGATGCGAGAGCAGATTCAGAATATTGAATAA
- a CDS encoding DNA-3-methyladenine glycosylase family protein, giving the protein MTLETIELAMEALAKADPDIARAYPLVGAPAPRQRDQGFATFFSTIVSQQISTGAARAIMGRVTSLLPELHAKAVMDVEDQALRDAGLSWRKVEYAKGLAEAELAGTFSADGLAMLSDDEAIAAITQLRGFGRWSAEIYLMFSLQRTDIFPADDLALRVALGRLKKLEDKPTPKQARQLVEHWAPWRSVGSLFLWHYYRGEPL; this is encoded by the coding sequence ATGACACTAGAAACTATCGAGCTCGCCATGGAGGCACTGGCTAAGGCCGACCCCGATATTGCCCGAGCTTACCCGCTCGTTGGCGCACCCGCACCGCGCCAGCGCGACCAAGGCTTCGCAACGTTTTTTAGCACGATTGTTAGCCAGCAGATTTCAACGGGAGCAGCCCGCGCCATTATGGGCCGTGTGACTTCATTGCTACCTGAATTGCACGCGAAAGCAGTCATGGACGTTGAAGACCAAGCGCTACGTGATGCAGGGCTTTCCTGGCGCAAAGTTGAGTATGCCAAAGGGCTGGCGGAGGCAGAACTTGCAGGCACGTTCAGTGCCGACGGACTGGCCATGTTGAGCGATGACGAGGCGATTGCCGCCATCACTCAACTGCGTGGTTTTGGACGCTGGAGCGCCGAAATTTACCTGATGTTTTCGCTCCAACGCACGGATATATTTCCCGCCGACGACCTTGCTTTACGTGTAGCGCTTGGCCGTCTAAAAAAGCTGGAAGACAAACCCACGCCTAAACAGGCTCGCCAGTTAGTTGAACATTGGGCCCCCTGGCGTAGCGTGGGTTCGCTATTTTTATGGCACTACTATCGTGGAGAACCGCTTTAA
- a CDS encoding RelA/SpoT family protein has translation MFTIDDLADRLGGYLPPDEIQQVKRAFYYAEQAHDGQRRRSGEPYVTHPLAVANILANMHMDHQSLMAAMLHDVIEDTGVSKKALSAQFSKPVAELVDGVSKLTQITFEDKAVAQAENFQKMVLAMSRDIRVIIVKLADRLHNMRTLGALRPDKKRRIARETLEIYARIAGRLGINTIRVELEDLSFQAIHPMRAERIKRAVASARGNRRSAMREIQSSLQQSLDDEGLKGTVIGRQKHLLSIYKKMRDQRKPFAEIMDVFGFRIITEDVASCYRILGVVHNLYKPVPGRFKDYIAIPKANGYQSLHTTLFGQGGMPIEVQIRTREMEAMANNGIAAHWLYKAGQTTHPIAEGSHARARAWVKGLLEMQRHAGDSLEFIEHVKNDLFPDDIYVFTPKGDIMELPQGATVIDFAYSVHTDIGNNCIACRIDRHLAPLSTRLESGQTLEIITAPGARPNVAWLNFVTTAKARSAIRHALKHQQQAEAITLGRRLLNKALAPFETSLEELDESVFAKALKELDAASLDALLESVGLGNRMAHVAARRLVDAAHGSNFDYILSTDSDKAVVISGSEGMVITFARCCHPLPGDPVVGHLSVGKGLVVHRSECKNLGERKNDPEKLFALEWSDTIDEDFPVALRIEIESRRGLVAELAGVVTDADANIERIGIEERDARLSIVNLTLSVKGRVHLARIIKRIRNLPNVGKITRMSN, from the coding sequence ATGTTCACCATTGATGACCTGGCCGATCGACTCGGCGGCTATTTACCTCCGGATGAGATTCAACAGGTCAAACGCGCCTTTTATTATGCCGAGCAAGCCCATGACGGCCAGCGCCGCCGCTCGGGCGAACCTTATGTTACCCATCCGCTAGCGGTCGCCAATATCTTGGCCAACATGCACATGGATCATCAAAGTTTGATGGCTGCCATGCTGCATGATGTCATTGAAGATACGGGTGTCTCCAAAAAGGCGTTATCTGCGCAATTTAGTAAGCCTGTTGCCGAACTAGTCGATGGTGTTTCCAAACTGACCCAGATCACCTTTGAAGACAAAGCTGTCGCTCAGGCGGAAAATTTCCAGAAGATGGTGTTGGCAATGTCGCGGGATATCCGCGTCATTATTGTAAAATTAGCCGACCGTCTACATAACATGCGCACGCTGGGTGCCTTACGGCCAGATAAAAAGCGCCGTATAGCTCGGGAAACGCTGGAAATTTATGCCCGTATTGCGGGGCGTTTAGGCATCAATACGATTCGTGTTGAGCTGGAAGATCTCTCTTTCCAGGCGATTCATCCTATGCGCGCTGAGCGCATTAAACGCGCGGTGGCTAGCGCCCGGGGTAATCGGCGTAGTGCGATGCGAGAAATTCAGTCATCGCTGCAGCAAAGTTTGGACGACGAAGGGCTGAAAGGTACTGTGATCGGTCGGCAGAAGCATCTGCTGTCGATTTATAAGAAGATGCGTGATCAGCGTAAGCCGTTTGCGGAAATCATGGATGTCTTTGGTTTTCGCATTATTACCGAAGATGTCGCTAGCTGCTATCGCATCCTGGGGGTAGTGCATAATCTCTATAAGCCTGTGCCAGGGCGCTTTAAAGATTACATTGCCATCCCAAAAGCCAATGGCTACCAAAGTCTTCACACCACGCTGTTTGGTCAGGGTGGAATGCCCATTGAAGTGCAAATTCGCACCCGAGAAATGGAGGCGATGGCTAATAATGGCATCGCTGCCCACTGGCTCTATAAAGCCGGGCAAACTACCCATCCTATTGCTGAAGGCAGCCATGCCCGCGCTCGGGCTTGGGTAAAAGGGCTGCTGGAAATGCAGCGCCATGCAGGGGACTCGCTAGAGTTTATCGAACACGTCAAAAACGACTTGTTTCCAGATGATATCTACGTGTTTACCCCCAAAGGCGACATTATGGAGCTTCCTCAGGGCGCAACGGTGATTGACTTCGCCTACAGCGTACACACTGATATTGGTAACAACTGTATTGCTTGCCGTATTGATCGCCACTTGGCACCGCTGTCTACGCGTCTTGAAAGTGGTCAAACGCTGGAAATTATCACCGCTCCTGGAGCGCGGCCTAACGTAGCGTGGCTTAATTTTGTTACCACGGCTAAAGCGCGTTCTGCGATACGCCATGCTTTAAAACACCAGCAGCAGGCTGAAGCGATTACGTTAGGGCGGCGTTTATTGAACAAAGCACTCGCCCCCTTTGAGACCAGCCTGGAAGAACTCGATGAAAGCGTATTTGCTAAAGCTCTTAAAGAACTTGATGCTGCCTCATTAGACGCGTTGCTTGAATCAGTTGGATTGGGAAACCGGATGGCTCATGTGGCAGCGCGTCGTTTAGTCGATGCTGCTCATGGTAGTAATTTTGACTATATCCTCAGCACGGATAGTGACAAAGCGGTAGTGATCAGTGGCAGTGAAGGTATGGTAATTACCTTTGCCCGATGCTGTCATCCCTTACCGGGTGACCCCGTGGTTGGCCATTTGTCAGTAGGTAAAGGGCTAGTCGTCCATCGCAGCGAGTGTAAAAATCTTGGTGAACGTAAGAACGACCCCGAGAAGCTATTTGCGCTTGAATGGTCGGACACGATAGATGAAGACTTTCCGGTCGCACTACGCATTGAAATTGAGAGCCGTCGTGGGCTGGTGGCCGAGCTGGCTGGCGTGGTGACCGATGCCGACGCAAATATCGAACGTATAGGTATTGAAGAGCGAGATGCTCGGCTTTCAATTGTTAATTTAACCTTATCCGTCAAAGGCCGCGTGCATCTTGCGCGCATTATTAAGCGTATTCGCAACCTTCCTAATGTTGGCAAAATAACCAGAATGAGCAATTAA
- the ppk2 gene encoding polyphosphate kinase 2: MVKTNTTNSDTSPQAKAPVPWVDEFSVMKKTHGAQEAQAAAIADILGLKGPLPESHEETLKAVADIIDGASLDDVAELKKALTHWKQFDKGRAVSKDEALVENWRTAAYPYKNRLSRKSYEKQKYYLQVELLKLQSWIKKTGQRVVIVFEGRDAAGKGGTIKRFMEHLNPRGSRVVALEKPTETEQGQWYFQRYITHLPTHGELVLFDRSWYNRAGVERVMGFCTEKQYQDFLRQAPELERNLVGSGLHLIKFWFSVSREEQQRRFKERELHPLKRWKLSPIDLASLEKWDEYTEAKETMFFHTDHSECPWVVIKSNCKKRARLNAMRYVLNAFNYEGKDINNIGATDPLVVGRAEFANG, translated from the coding sequence ATGGTAAAAACAAACACAACCAATAGCGACACGTCACCCCAGGCGAAGGCACCAGTACCATGGGTGGATGAATTTAGCGTGATGAAAAAGACCCATGGTGCACAGGAAGCCCAAGCTGCTGCTATTGCCGATATTTTGGGTCTCAAAGGCCCGCTGCCTGAGTCTCATGAAGAAACGCTAAAAGCCGTGGCAGACATTATTGATGGGGCGTCACTTGATGATGTAGCCGAACTGAAAAAAGCGCTGACGCATTGGAAGCAGTTTGATAAAGGCCGCGCAGTGTCTAAAGACGAAGCGTTGGTCGAAAATTGGAGAACAGCAGCTTATCCGTACAAAAATCGTCTATCTCGCAAATCTTATGAAAAACAAAAGTACTACCTGCAAGTAGAGTTATTGAAGCTGCAGTCGTGGATTAAGAAAACTGGTCAGCGTGTCGTGATTGTGTTTGAAGGGAGGGATGCAGCAGGTAAAGGGGGCACCATTAAGCGTTTTATGGAGCATTTAAACCCCCGAGGATCACGAGTGGTCGCGCTTGAAAAACCCACTGAAACTGAGCAAGGCCAATGGTATTTTCAGCGTTACATCACACATTTGCCAACTCACGGCGAACTGGTGCTGTTTGATCGTTCCTGGTACAACCGAGCAGGCGTAGAGCGAGTGATGGGGTTTTGTACTGAGAAGCAGTATCAAGACTTTTTACGTCAAGCACCTGAACTAGAACGCAATTTAGTAGGCAGTGGCCTCCACTTAATTAAGTTCTGGTTTTCGGTTAGTCGCGAAGAACAGCAGCGGCGCTTTAAAGAACGTGAGCTGCATCCGCTTAAACGTTGGAAGCTTAGCCCGATTGACTTGGCATCGTTGGAAAAGTGGGATGAGTATACTGAGGCCAAAGAAACCATGTTTTTCCATACGGATCATTCAGAATGTCCTTGGGTGGTGATTAAGTCGAACTGTAAAAAGCGGGCACGCCTAAATGCTATGCGCTATGTGTTGAACGCGTTCAACTACGAAGGTAAAGATATTAATAATATTGGGGCTACTGATCCGTTGGTGGTAGGCCGTGCAGAGTTTGCTAATGGTTAG
- the gmk gene encoding guanylate kinase: MSQGTLFIVSAPSGAGKTSLVRELIESLDGIQVSVSHTTRAKREGEVDGVNYHFTHVADFEAMIERGEFFEYAKVFDNYYGTSLRAAQTVLDAGQDVILEIDWQGAQQVRKQMPTAVSIFILPPSRSELERRLSSRGTDEHAVIARRMRDAVSEMSHFDEYDYLVINDDFTTALQELQSLVISRRLTRQAMQARHAPLLDALLSQAPSVE; encoded by the coding sequence ATGTCCCAGGGTACGCTTTTTATTGTTTCTGCCCCGTCAGGTGCTGGTAAAACCAGCTTGGTTCGTGAGCTGATCGAGAGCCTGGATGGCATTCAGGTGTCGGTCTCTCATACCACACGAGCTAAGCGCGAGGGAGAAGTGGATGGTGTGAATTACCACTTTACTCACGTAGCCGACTTTGAAGCGATGATAGAGCGTGGTGAGTTTTTCGAGTATGCCAAGGTCTTTGATAATTATTACGGCACGTCACTGCGTGCGGCGCAAACCGTACTGGATGCAGGGCAAGATGTTATTTTAGAGATCGACTGGCAAGGAGCGCAGCAGGTACGCAAACAAATGCCCACAGCGGTATCGATTTTTATCTTGCCGCCCTCGCGTAGCGAGCTTGAACGCCGCCTTTCTAGCCGAGGTACCGATGAACACGCAGTGATCGCGCGGCGTATGCGTGATGCCGTTAGCGAAATGTCTCATTTTGATGAATATGATTACTTAGTGATCAACGATGATTTCACCACAGCACTTCAAGAGTTGCAGTCGCTGGTGATCAGTCGCCGCTTAACACGTCAGGCGATGCAGGCGCGTCATGCGCCACTGCTCGATGCGCTCTTGTCACAAGCGCCTAGCGTCGAGTAA
- a CDS encoding SDR family oxidoreductase, with amino-acid sequence MKLTVLIIGCGDIGITLGRELLSEGHRVIGVRRQVETLKDTGIEPLALDLNDLESADANALPHADYVVYTVSADRFEESAYQSAYPDGLKRVLGVLEQHKTPPRRIFFVSSTSVYGQQEGEVVSEDSPTESTSFSGKLMCDAEQALITHPLPGTVVRFSGIYGPGRDRLIHQVAEGRIAAVTPVSYSNRIHRDDCTGILAHLIRCQEKGMPLAELYLGSDCEPVTLHNVMAWLAKQLNVESTDTMQSPLRRRTSKRCDNSRIREMGYQFRYPTYKEGYAQVLKEGGFLAPQKA; translated from the coding sequence ATGAAGCTAACGGTATTGATTATTGGCTGCGGGGATATTGGCATAACGTTAGGACGCGAGCTACTCAGTGAAGGGCATCGTGTCATCGGCGTGCGCCGCCAAGTCGAAACGTTAAAGGACACCGGCATTGAGCCGTTAGCACTGGATCTCAACGATCTTGAGAGTGCTGATGCTAATGCATTGCCCCATGCTGATTATGTTGTTTACACCGTTAGCGCTGACCGTTTCGAAGAAAGCGCATACCAAAGCGCCTACCCAGACGGTTTAAAGCGTGTGCTTGGCGTACTCGAACAGCACAAAACACCGCCAAGACGTATCTTCTTTGTCTCCTCAACCAGTGTCTACGGACAGCAGGAAGGCGAAGTCGTTAGCGAAGATAGTCCAACAGAATCAACCAGTTTTTCTGGTAAATTGATGTGTGATGCTGAACAGGCACTCATTACGCATCCGTTACCCGGTACAGTGGTGCGTTTTTCCGGCATCTATGGCCCTGGACGAGACCGCCTCATTCACCAAGTTGCGGAAGGTCGCATTGCCGCAGTTACGCCGGTTAGCTACTCTAACCGTATTCACCGTGATGACTGCACCGGTATTTTGGCGCACTTAATCCGCTGTCAGGAAAAAGGTATGCCGCTAGCAGAGCTTTATTTAGGCAGTGACTGCGAGCCCGTCACCCTGCATAACGTGATGGCCTGGCTAGCCAAGCAGCTAAATGTCGAATCTACCGATACCATGCAATCACCACTGCGCCGCCGAACCAGCAAGCGCTGCGACAACAGCCGTATTCGTGAAATGGGCTACCAGTTCCGCTACCCGACTTACAAAGAAGGCTACGCACAGGTGTTAAAAGAAGGTGGTTTCTTGGCGCCACAAAAAGCCTAA
- the rpoZ gene encoding DNA-directed RNA polymerase subunit omega: MARVTVEDCLENVENRFKLVMISTQRARQLARGSREAQLPWENDKPTVMALREIAAGLVNHTVLDEPVEAPVRVRPAMTPTTHIDD, translated from the coding sequence ATGGCTCGCGTAACCGTTGAAGATTGTCTGGAAAATGTTGAGAACCGCTTCAAGCTGGTGATGATTTCCACCCAGCGCGCGCGTCAGCTTGCGCGTGGCTCCCGTGAAGCACAACTGCCCTGGGAAAACGACAAGCCTACTGTTATGGCGCTGCGCGAGATTGCTGCTGGCCTTGTAAATCACACTGTGCTGGATGAGCCAGTGGAAGCCCCGGTACGTGTTCGTCCCGCGATGACACCTACCACACATATCGACGACTAA
- a CDS encoding histidine phosphatase family protein: MPILRTLFCTLLVGILGIPPSNAYANETTWQALQEGGLVILMRHALAPGIGDPAGFELSQCDTQRNLSAQGRAQAEAIGRSFRDRDVPIALVYSSRWCRALETAELMALGRVESTPWLDSFFRQRSERDDRTQAAREHIAAWQGPGNLLLVTHQVNITALTGGGVSSGEMIVVRPTGDSFQVVGRLNDK, from the coding sequence ATGCCTATTTTAAGAACTCTCTTTTGCACGCTTCTCGTCGGCATTCTCGGCATACCGCCTAGCAATGCTTACGCAAACGAAACCACCTGGCAGGCGCTGCAAGAGGGAGGGCTGGTGATTTTGATGCGTCACGCACTGGCCCCTGGCATTGGTGACCCGGCTGGGTTTGAGCTTTCTCAGTGCGACACCCAGCGTAACCTTTCAGCCCAGGGGCGCGCTCAGGCTGAGGCAATTGGTCGTTCATTTCGTGACCGGGATGTGCCTATTGCCTTGGTGTATTCGTCTCGTTGGTGTCGGGCACTGGAAACCGCTGAGCTAATGGCGTTGGGCCGCGTGGAATCAACCCCCTGGCTTGATTCGTTTTTTCGCCAGCGCAGTGAGCGAGATGATCGCACGCAGGCGGCGCGTGAGCACATTGCTGCTTGGCAGGGTCCAGGCAATTTGTTGTTGGTGACTCATCAGGTCAATATTACGGCGCTCACAGGCGGCGGAGTGAGCTCAGGCGAAATGATCGTTGTGCGCCCAACGGGCGATTCGTTTCAGGTGGTGGGCCGATTAAACGATAAGTAG
- the aqpZ gene encoding aquaporin Z has translation MKKYAAELIGTFWLVLGGCGSAVLAAAFPDVGIGLLGVSLAFGLTVVTMAYAIGHISGCHLNPAVSVGLWVGGRFPAKELPYYIGAQVIGAIVAGGVLYLIASGQAGFDVTAGFASNGYGEHSPGGYSMTAALLTEVVMTMMFIFIIMGATDGRAPAGFAPLAIGLGLTLIHLISIPVTNTSVNPARSTGVALYVGDWATAQLWLFWVAPMLGAALGALAYRFIAQPVSLIAPPSSSDHDDDLTGKIVP, from the coding sequence ATGAAAAAGTACGCAGCGGAGTTAATCGGTACGTTTTGGTTAGTATTGGGTGGTTGTGGCAGTGCGGTGTTAGCAGCGGCTTTTCCAGACGTAGGTATTGGCCTATTAGGGGTGTCGCTGGCATTTGGTTTGACGGTTGTTACGATGGCGTATGCGATTGGGCATATTTCAGGATGCCATTTAAATCCTGCGGTATCGGTAGGACTTTGGGTGGGAGGGCGCTTCCCTGCTAAAGAGTTGCCTTACTACATTGGTGCGCAAGTAATAGGTGCTATTGTTGCCGGTGGCGTGCTGTATCTCATTGCGAGTGGCCAAGCAGGGTTTGATGTGACTGCTGGGTTTGCCTCCAATGGGTATGGAGAGCATTCACCCGGCGGTTATAGCATGACGGCGGCGTTACTAACGGAAGTCGTAATGACCATGATGTTTATCTTCATCATTATGGGGGCAACCGACGGTCGCGCTCCGGCTGGGTTTGCGCCGTTGGCGATTGGCTTGGGCTTAACGCTTATTCACCTAATTAGCATTCCGGTTACCAATACCTCGGTGAATCCAGCGCGTAGTACGGGCGTTGCTCTGTATGTAGGAGACTGGGCGACAGCTCAGCTGTGGCTGTTCTGGGTAGCGCCAATGCTCGGCGCGGCGTTAGGGGCATTAGCGTATCGCTTTATTGCTCAGCCTGTGTCACTTATAGCCCCGCCATCTTCTTCTGATCACGACGATGATCTGACGGGTAAGATTGTTCCTTAA
- a CDS encoding RidA family protein yields the protein MSNKAVINTEKAPAAIGPYSQAIKAGNTVYLSGQIPLNPETMDIISDDFEAQARQVFTNLQAVCEEAAGSLGDIVKLNLYLVDLDNFAIVNKVMEEFFSPPFPARAAVGVKALPKGSQVEAEAVMVIGD from the coding sequence ATGAGCAATAAAGCGGTTATTAACACTGAAAAAGCCCCCGCTGCAATCGGCCCTTATTCACAGGCGATTAAGGCTGGCAATACGGTGTATCTTTCGGGCCAGATCCCACTGAATCCAGAGACAATGGACATTATCTCTGACGACTTTGAGGCGCAAGCGCGTCAAGTATTTACTAACTTGCAGGCGGTTTGTGAAGAAGCAGCTGGCTCGCTTGGTGATATTGTTAAGCTCAACTTATACCTTGTTGATCTGGATAATTTTGCGATCGTTAATAAGGTAATGGAAGAGTTTTTCTCACCGCCTTTCCCTGCTCGCGCAGCCGTTGGCGTGAAAGCGCTGCCTAAAGGCAGCCAAGTGGAAGCAGAAGCGGTAATGGTAATCGGCGACTAA